A region of Maribacter algicola DNA encodes the following proteins:
- a CDS encoding C45 family autoproteolytic acyltransferase/hydolase produces the protein MLCIGVLSSCGVRKSLLEKPDIAAYKTQIPERKKINDSTYSIVDNFLRKNKQGLWELHVSGNPLELGLKTGSLTQELFNEQENIFVKKIDELVPSKGYQNLLRKFLAWFNRKMYLNIDSQFKAELYGVSQYASPDYDYIAKPYQRVMYFHGAHDIGHALQDLALVGCSSFAAWGNKTEDGKLVIGRNFDFYAGDEFAKNKIIAFVEPEKGHKFMSVTWGGMIGVVSGMNDQGLTVTINAGKSQFPLIAKTPVSLVTREILQYASTIDEAIAIAKKREVFVSESIFVGSAKDKKAAIIEVSPRNFGVYEVENNNQLICANHFQSAAYANDKKNQKHILESHSQYRYERMEEMLEETPKVSPTKVVSILRDKQGLDEKQIGYGNEKALNQLLAHHGIVFQPEDLMVWVSSNPYQLGEFVAYDLNEVFNLPKVTNRPIAQTDLNIPKDPFLQSEAYKDYERYRMLRDEIEDAISEKAHIDQSRLENLVALNPNFWEGYFLAGLYNYNMGYDYVAKKYFEKALKKEITTVPDRENVEKYLRKLR, from the coding sequence ATGCTATGTATAGGTGTTCTTTCCTCTTGTGGGGTTAGGAAATCCTTACTGGAAAAACCGGACATTGCCGCCTACAAAACTCAAATTCCCGAGCGAAAAAAAATCAATGATTCCACCTATAGCATAGTCGATAATTTTCTTCGAAAGAATAAACAAGGGCTCTGGGAACTCCACGTGAGTGGAAATCCTTTGGAATTGGGTTTAAAAACGGGAAGCCTTACCCAGGAATTGTTTAACGAACAGGAGAACATTTTCGTAAAGAAGATAGATGAATTGGTACCCTCCAAGGGTTATCAGAATTTGCTGAGAAAATTCTTGGCTTGGTTCAACCGTAAAATGTACCTCAATATTGATTCGCAATTTAAAGCGGAACTTTATGGGGTCTCCCAATACGCCTCCCCAGACTATGATTATATCGCCAAACCCTATCAGCGCGTCATGTATTTCCATGGGGCTCACGACATAGGCCATGCACTACAGGATTTGGCTTTGGTTGGCTGTTCCTCTTTCGCAGCCTGGGGCAACAAAACAGAGGATGGAAAATTAGTGATCGGCAGGAATTTTGATTTTTATGCAGGTGACGAATTCGCCAAGAACAAAATAATTGCCTTTGTAGAACCAGAAAAGGGACACAAATTCATGTCGGTTACTTGGGGTGGAATGATCGGGGTGGTCTCTGGGATGAACGATCAGGGACTTACCGTAACCATCAACGCCGGAAAGTCCCAATTTCCTTTGATTGCCAAGACTCCGGTTTCCTTGGTCACCCGGGAAATTTTGCAATATGCCTCAACCATTGACGAGGCCATTGCCATTGCCAAAAAGAGAGAGGTCTTTGTGTCGGAATCGATATTTGTAGGTAGTGCCAAGGATAAAAAAGCGGCTATTATTGAAGTTTCTCCCCGTAATTTTGGAGTCTATGAAGTGGAAAACAACAATCAATTGATATGTGCAAACCACTTCCAAAGTGCTGCCTATGCCAATGATAAAAAAAATCAGAAACATATTTTGGAAAGCCATTCCCAATACCGATACGAACGCATGGAAGAGATGTTGGAAGAAACACCCAAAGTAAGTCCTACCAAAGTGGTTTCCATTTTAAGGGATAAACAGGGTTTGGACGAAAAGCAAATAGGGTATGGAAATGAAAAGGCATTGAATCAATTGTTGGCCCACCATGGTATTGTTTTTCAACCCGAAGATTTAATGGTCTGGGTGTCCAGCAATCCGTATCAATTGGGTGAATTTGTAGCATATGATTTAAACGAGGTTTTTAACCTTCCCAAGGTAACGAATCGGCCTATCGCGCAGACCGACCTGAATATCCCTAAAGACCCTTTTTTACAAAGTGAGGCCTACAAGGATTATGAGCGGTACAGAATGTTGAGGGATGAAATAGAAGATGCCATTTCTGAAAAAGCCCATATAGATCAATCCCGGTTAGAAAATCTGGTTGCACTTAACCCTAATTTTTGGGAAGGGTATTTTTTGGCAGGTTTATACAATTACAACATGGGATATGATTATGTCGCCAAGAAATATTTTGAAAAGGCACTGAAAAAGGAAATTACTACGGTTCCGGATCGGGAAAATGTGGAAAAGTATCTACGTAAACTGCGATAG
- a CDS encoding single-stranded DNA-binding protein: MNALKNKVQLIGNLGQDPEIVTMENGTKLAKFSLATTESYKNAKGEKVDDTQWHNIVAWGKTAEIVENYLTKGKQVAVEGKLTHRSYETKEGDNRYITEIRCNELLMLGK, from the coding sequence ATGAACGCACTAAAAAACAAAGTACAGTTGATTGGTAATTTGGGTCAGGACCCAGAAATCGTAACCATGGAGAATGGTACCAAATTGGCCAAATTTTCATTGGCCACGACCGAAAGCTACAAAAATGCCAAGGGTGAAAAAGTGGATGATACGCAATGGCATAATATTGTCGCCTGGGGCAAGACAGCAGAAATTGTAGAAAATTATTTGACCAAAGGAAAGCAGGTGGCCGTAGAAGGTAAACTGACCCATCGCTCCTACGAGACCAAGGAGGGAGATAACAGGTACATCACGGAAATCAGGTGCAATGAATTATTGATGTTGGGGAAATAA